The following is a genomic window from Desulfosoma caldarium.
TCGCGATACGGCCGAAGTCCCGTGCGCCTTTTGAAAGACCTCGGTATCCTCGACAAAAGGACTCTATGCGCCCACGCCGTGTGGGTGGATGAGGAAGAGATTCAGATCCTGGCCCAAACCCGAGCCGGCGTCTCCCACAGTTTGGAAAGCAACCTGAAGCTGGCTTCGGGCATTGCCCCCCTACCGGCCATGATCGGGGCGGGCATCCCCATCGGTTTGGGCACGGACGGATGTGCCAGCAACAATGATTTGGACCTCTTTTCTGAAATGAGCCTTGCCGCCAAAATCCACAAGGCGGCCTTCGACGATCCCACCGTGTGTTCCGCTCGTCAGGTGCTGCTCATGGCCACGCAAGGAGGAGCGCGCGCGCTGGGCTTGGGCGGGATCATCGGCAGTTTGGAAGTGGGCAAACGAGCCGATCTGGTGGCCGTGGATATGGACCAAGCACACCTCACCCCCCTATACGATCCCGTCTCGCACCTGGTGTATGCAGCACGATCGTCAGATGTGCGCCATGTCTGGGTGGATGGGGTACCCATCGTTCGCGATGGCACAGTGCAAAACTTGGATGTTTCCCAGGTTCTTGGGGAAGCTCGCACCCTAGCCCGAAAAATTCGCACGGCTTTGTTTCAGCCGTGAACTCGGGAAGAATCAGAAAGAGAGATCCAAGCCGATGTCAATGGCAGGAGCCGAGTGGGTCAGGGCTCCGACGCTGATGAAATGCACGCCGCATTCGGCAATGGAGCGAACCTTTTCCAGAGTCACTCCGCCGGAGACTTCGAGAAGGGCCTTTCCTTGGGCCAAGCGCACCGCCTGCCGAATGTCAGGAAGGGAAAAGTTGTCCAGCAGGACCACTTCCACGCCGGCATCGAGCGCCTCCTGCAGTTGCTCAAGGCTATCCACTTCCACTTCGATGCGCAATGTGTGCGGCGCGCGGGTCCGCACGCGTTCCACGGCCTGCCGCAAACCCCCTGCGGCCGCGATGTGGTTGTCCTTGATGAGCACGCCGTCGAACAAACCAAACCGATGGTTTCGACCCCCTCCATGCCGCACGGCCGCCTTTTCCAGGTCCCTCCACAACGGGGTGGTCTTACGCGTGTCTAAGATGGTACAACCCGTCCCCTCCACCTGCTGGACCATGCGCTGCGTTAGGGTTGCAATGCCGCTCATGCGTTGGACCAGGTTCAAGGCTGTTCGCTCCCCCATAAGGACGGAACGCAGCGGGCCTCGAAGCGTGCACAGGGTGGATCCGGCATTCACAGGGATGCCGTCGCCCTTTGCCACCGCACACTCCACTGTAGGGTCCAAGAGTTCATAGACCAGGCGCACCGCCTCCATGC
Proteins encoded in this region:
- the nadC gene encoding carboxylating nicotinate-nucleotide diphosphorylase, yielding MVSLRQRIAWALEEDLGPGDVTTLGTVPEGAWGVAHMVTRKPCVVSGMEAVRLVYELLDPTVECAVAKGDGIPVNAGSTLCTLRGPLRSVLMGERTALNLVQRMSGIATLTQRMVQQVEGTGCTILDTRKTTPLWRDLEKAAVRHGGGRNHRFGLFDGVLIKDNHIAAAGGLRQAVERVRTRAPHTLRIEVEVDSLEQLQEALDAGVEVVLLDNFSLPDIRQAVRLAQGKALLEVSGGVTLEKVRSIAECGVHFISVGALTHSAPAIDIGLDLSF